In Juglans regia cultivar Chandler chromosome 13, Walnut 2.0, whole genome shotgun sequence, the following proteins share a genomic window:
- the LOC108979741 gene encoding adenylyl-sulfate kinase 3-like isoform X3 produces MTAVGWKPPPWLVWSTGFESSSSLKLGFVFSRLRNGGSAITLKSRGSLRIKALDGSRRVAVNGKVEDLNDKSTNRHASNSGKIPTRLSTVGNSRNIKWHECSVGKVDRQNLLNQKGCVIWITGLSGSGKSTVACALSQSLYQRGKLSYILDGDNVRHGLNRDLTFKAEDRAENIRRIGEVAKLFAESGVICIASLISPYRRDRDMCRALLPDGDFIEVFMDVPLHVCEARDPKGLYKLARAGKIKGFTGIDDPYEPPLNCEHKRGYGACPSEMAEVVVSYLEGKGYLQA; encoded by the exons ATGACTGCTGTTGGATGGAAACCACCGCCATGGCTTGTATGGTCGACAGGGTTCGAATCCTCGTCGTCGCTGAAGCTAGGATTCGTATTCTCTAGACTACGCAACGGCGGTTCCGCCATTACTTTGAAATCGAGGGGCTCTTTGCGAATCAAGGCGCTGGATGGGTCGAGGAGGGTAGCTGTGAACGGGAAGGTGGAAGATCTGAATGACAAGTCGACGAATAGGCACGCTTCTAATTCTG GGAAAATCCCCACCCGGTTATCCACTGTTGGTAATTCGAGAAACATTAAATGGCATGAATGTTCAGTTGGAAAAGTTGACAGGCAGAACTTACTCAACCAGAAAGGATGCGTTATATGGATCACGGGTCTCAGTGGTTCAG GGAAGAGCACTGTAGCGTGTGCTTTGAGTCAGAGTTTGTATCAAAGGGGTAAGCTGTCTTATATTCTTGATGGGGACAATGTGAGGCATGGCCTGAATCGTGACCTAACTTTTAAAGCAGAAGACCGTGCAGAGAACATCAGGAGGATTG GAGAGGTAGCAAAGCTGTTTGCAGAGTCTGGAGTTATATGCATTGCTAGTTTGATTTCTCCCTACAGAAGAGATCGAGATATGTGCCGCGCTCTATTACCAGATGGGGATTTTATTGAG gttTTTATGGATGTGCCTCTCCATGTTTGTGAAGCAAGAGACCCAAAGGGCCTATATAAGCTCGCACGTGCTGGAAAGATCAAAG GCTTTACTGGGATTGATGATCCATATGAACCACCATTAAATTGCGAG CACAAAAGAGGATATGGTGCTTGCCCAAGTGAAATGGCTGAAGTAGTGGTTTCTTACCTCGAAGGGAAGGGGTACCTACAGGCATAA
- the LOC108979741 gene encoding adenylyl-sulfate kinase 3-like isoform X1: MTAVGWKPPPWLVWSTGFESSSSLKLGFVFSRLRNGGSAITLKSRGSLRIKALDGSRRVAVNGKVEDLNDKSTNRHASNSGKIPTRLSTVGNSRNIKWHECSVGKVDRQNLLNQKGCVIWITGLSGSGKSTVACALSQSLYQRGKLSYILDGDNVRHGLNRDLTFKAEDRAENIRRIGEVAKLFAESGVICIASLISPYRRDRDMCRALLPDGDFIEVFMDVPLHVCEARDPKGLYKLARAGKIKACSKWSNISHLCFKVACCENNVLVQLCICCYNITYQKMYGFFKKDHSLPSSFSLSF; this comes from the exons ATGACTGCTGTTGGATGGAAACCACCGCCATGGCTTGTATGGTCGACAGGGTTCGAATCCTCGTCGTCGCTGAAGCTAGGATTCGTATTCTCTAGACTACGCAACGGCGGTTCCGCCATTACTTTGAAATCGAGGGGCTCTTTGCGAATCAAGGCGCTGGATGGGTCGAGGAGGGTAGCTGTGAACGGGAAGGTGGAAGATCTGAATGACAAGTCGACGAATAGGCACGCTTCTAATTCTG GGAAAATCCCCACCCGGTTATCCACTGTTGGTAATTCGAGAAACATTAAATGGCATGAATGTTCAGTTGGAAAAGTTGACAGGCAGAACTTACTCAACCAGAAAGGATGCGTTATATGGATCACGGGTCTCAGTGGTTCAG GGAAGAGCACTGTAGCGTGTGCTTTGAGTCAGAGTTTGTATCAAAGGGGTAAGCTGTCTTATATTCTTGATGGGGACAATGTGAGGCATGGCCTGAATCGTGACCTAACTTTTAAAGCAGAAGACCGTGCAGAGAACATCAGGAGGATTG GAGAGGTAGCAAAGCTGTTTGCAGAGTCTGGAGTTATATGCATTGCTAGTTTGATTTCTCCCTACAGAAGAGATCGAGATATGTGCCGCGCTCTATTACCAGATGGGGATTTTATTGAG gttTTTATGGATGTGCCTCTCCATGTTTGTGAAGCAAGAGACCCAAAGGGCCTATATAAGCTCGCACGTGCTGGAAAGATCAAAG CATGCTCAAAGTGGAGTAATATATCTCACCTATGCTTCAAAGTGGCTTGCTGTGAAAATAATGTACTTGTGCAACTATGCATTTGTTGTTATAATATAACCTACCAGAAGATGTACgggttttttaaaaaagaccATAGCTTGCCGTccagttttagtctgtcattcTAA
- the LOC108979741 gene encoding adenylyl-sulfate kinase 3-like isoform X2, which produces MTAVGWKPPPWLVWSTGFESSSSLKLGFVFSRLRNGGSAITLKSRGSLRIKALDGSRRVAVNGKVEDLNDKSTNRHASNSGKIPTRLSTVGNSRNIKWHECSVGKVDRQNLLNQKGCVIWITGLSGSGKSTVACALSQSLYQRGKLSYILDGDNVRHGLNRDLTFKAEDRAENIRRIGEVAKLFAESGVICIASLISPYRRDRDMCRALLPDGDFIEVFMDVPLHVCEARDPKGLYKLARAGKIKGFTGIDDPYEPPLNCEIVLQHKRGYGACPSEMAEVVVSYLEGKGYLQA; this is translated from the exons ATGACTGCTGTTGGATGGAAACCACCGCCATGGCTTGTATGGTCGACAGGGTTCGAATCCTCGTCGTCGCTGAAGCTAGGATTCGTATTCTCTAGACTACGCAACGGCGGTTCCGCCATTACTTTGAAATCGAGGGGCTCTTTGCGAATCAAGGCGCTGGATGGGTCGAGGAGGGTAGCTGTGAACGGGAAGGTGGAAGATCTGAATGACAAGTCGACGAATAGGCACGCTTCTAATTCTG GGAAAATCCCCACCCGGTTATCCACTGTTGGTAATTCGAGAAACATTAAATGGCATGAATGTTCAGTTGGAAAAGTTGACAGGCAGAACTTACTCAACCAGAAAGGATGCGTTATATGGATCACGGGTCTCAGTGGTTCAG GGAAGAGCACTGTAGCGTGTGCTTTGAGTCAGAGTTTGTATCAAAGGGGTAAGCTGTCTTATATTCTTGATGGGGACAATGTGAGGCATGGCCTGAATCGTGACCTAACTTTTAAAGCAGAAGACCGTGCAGAGAACATCAGGAGGATTG GAGAGGTAGCAAAGCTGTTTGCAGAGTCTGGAGTTATATGCATTGCTAGTTTGATTTCTCCCTACAGAAGAGATCGAGATATGTGCCGCGCTCTATTACCAGATGGGGATTTTATTGAG gttTTTATGGATGTGCCTCTCCATGTTTGTGAAGCAAGAGACCCAAAGGGCCTATATAAGCTCGCACGTGCTGGAAAGATCAAAG GCTTTACTGGGATTGATGATCCATATGAACCACCATTAAATTGCGAG ATTGTATTACAGCACAAAAGAGGATATGGTGCTTGCCCAAGTGAAATGGCTGAAGTAGTGGTTTCTTACCTCGAAGGGAAGGGGTACCTACAGGCATAA
- the LOC108979741 gene encoding adenylyl-sulfate kinase 3-like isoform X5: MTAVGWKPPPWLVWSTGFESSSSLKLGFVFSRLRNGGSAITLKSRGSLRIKALDGSRRVAVNGKVEDLNDKSTNRHASNSGKSTVACALSQSLYQRGKLSYILDGDNVRHGLNRDLTFKAEDRAENIRRIGEVAKLFAESGVICIASLISPYRRDRDMCRALLPDGDFIEVFMDVPLHVCEARDPKGLYKLARAGKIKGFTGIDDPYEPPLNCEIVLQHKRGYGACPSEMAEVVVSYLEGKGYLQA, encoded by the exons ATGACTGCTGTTGGATGGAAACCACCGCCATGGCTTGTATGGTCGACAGGGTTCGAATCCTCGTCGTCGCTGAAGCTAGGATTCGTATTCTCTAGACTACGCAACGGCGGTTCCGCCATTACTTTGAAATCGAGGGGCTCTTTGCGAATCAAGGCGCTGGATGGGTCGAGGAGGGTAGCTGTGAACGGGAAGGTGGAAGATCTGAATGACAAGTCGACGAATAGGCACGCTTCTAATTCTG GGAAGAGCACTGTAGCGTGTGCTTTGAGTCAGAGTTTGTATCAAAGGGGTAAGCTGTCTTATATTCTTGATGGGGACAATGTGAGGCATGGCCTGAATCGTGACCTAACTTTTAAAGCAGAAGACCGTGCAGAGAACATCAGGAGGATTG GAGAGGTAGCAAAGCTGTTTGCAGAGTCTGGAGTTATATGCATTGCTAGTTTGATTTCTCCCTACAGAAGAGATCGAGATATGTGCCGCGCTCTATTACCAGATGGGGATTTTATTGAG gttTTTATGGATGTGCCTCTCCATGTTTGTGAAGCAAGAGACCCAAAGGGCCTATATAAGCTCGCACGTGCTGGAAAGATCAAAG GCTTTACTGGGATTGATGATCCATATGAACCACCATTAAATTGCGAG ATTGTATTACAGCACAAAAGAGGATATGGTGCTTGCCCAAGTGAAATGGCTGAAGTAGTGGTTTCTTACCTCGAAGGGAAGGGGTACCTACAGGCATAA
- the LOC108979741 gene encoding bifunctional 3'-phosphoadenosine 5'-phosphosulfate synthase 1-like isoform X4, whose amino-acid sequence MTAVGWKPPPWLVWSTGFESSSSLKLGFVFSRLRNGGSAITLKSRGSLRIKALDGSRRVAVNGKVEDLNDKSTNRHASNSGKSTVACALSQSLYQRGKLSYILDGDNVRHGLNRDLTFKAEDRAENIRRIGEVAKLFAESGVICIASLISPYRRDRDMCRALLPDGDFIEVFMDVPLHVCEARDPKGLYKLARAGKIKACSKWSNISHLCFKVACCENNVLVQLCICCYNITYQKMYGFFKKDHSLPSSFSLSF is encoded by the exons ATGACTGCTGTTGGATGGAAACCACCGCCATGGCTTGTATGGTCGACAGGGTTCGAATCCTCGTCGTCGCTGAAGCTAGGATTCGTATTCTCTAGACTACGCAACGGCGGTTCCGCCATTACTTTGAAATCGAGGGGCTCTTTGCGAATCAAGGCGCTGGATGGGTCGAGGAGGGTAGCTGTGAACGGGAAGGTGGAAGATCTGAATGACAAGTCGACGAATAGGCACGCTTCTAATTCTG GGAAGAGCACTGTAGCGTGTGCTTTGAGTCAGAGTTTGTATCAAAGGGGTAAGCTGTCTTATATTCTTGATGGGGACAATGTGAGGCATGGCCTGAATCGTGACCTAACTTTTAAAGCAGAAGACCGTGCAGAGAACATCAGGAGGATTG GAGAGGTAGCAAAGCTGTTTGCAGAGTCTGGAGTTATATGCATTGCTAGTTTGATTTCTCCCTACAGAAGAGATCGAGATATGTGCCGCGCTCTATTACCAGATGGGGATTTTATTGAG gttTTTATGGATGTGCCTCTCCATGTTTGTGAAGCAAGAGACCCAAAGGGCCTATATAAGCTCGCACGTGCTGGAAAGATCAAAG CATGCTCAAAGTGGAGTAATATATCTCACCTATGCTTCAAAGTGGCTTGCTGTGAAAATAATGTACTTGTGCAACTATGCATTTGTTGTTATAATATAACCTACCAGAAGATGTACgggttttttaaaaaagaccATAGCTTGCCGTccagttttagtctgtcattcTAA
- the LOC108979724 gene encoding endo-1,4-beta-xylanase 5-like has translation MKTFTETCILWLSCILLFSGNSINAFTYDYTATTECLGEPQRAQYGGGIIVNPDFNQSLEAGWSTAIGQGNIEERISEAGNRFIVVHNRTNQLDSLFQKVQLEEGNLYSFSAWVQLSEGRETVAVFFKTTDGDLVRGGSVIADHGCWSLLKGGIVANFSSPVEILFRCENTKVDIWVDSVSLQQFTKTQWKSHQDNTIDKIRKSKVRFQVTDANKTAMRGAIVSIKQEQSDFPFGCGMNHYILTSTDYQNWFASRFKVTTFTNEMKWYSTEKRQGHENYTVSDAMVKFAKRNGISIRGHNIFWDDPKYQPEWVNSLSPEDLRKAAEKRLKSVVSRYRGKLIAWDVVNENLHFSFFEDKLGDQNASAEYFSEAYRLDPTPIMFMNEYNTIEYCRDEKASVANYLEKLQEILQYPGNEGISAGIGLQCRFGSGQPNLAYMRSSLDILGSTGLPIWLTEVDVGKDPDQAQHLEEILREGYSHPAVQGIVMFAGPELAGFKNMPLADTNFNNTPAGDVVDKLLGEWESEILEIKADDRGFVDALLSHGDYSVTVQHPEANSSTTLSFRMTKDIPQTTIDVQIHT, from the exons ATGAAGACTTTCACAGAAACTTGCATCTTATGGCTTTCATGCATTCTGCTGTtttcag GGAATAGCATCAATGCTTTCACCTATGATTACACCGCAACAACAGAG TGCTTGGGAGAACCCCAGAGAGCTCAATACGGAGGAGGGATAATAGTTAATCCAGATTTCAACCAGAGCTTAGAAGCCGGGTGGAGTACAGCGATTGGACAGGGAAATATTGAAGAACGAATTTCGGAGGCAGGAAATAGGTTCATCGTGGTACACAATAGAACAAACCAATTAGACAGCTTGTTTCAGAAGGTTCAACTTGAGGAAGGAAATCTCTATAGTTTTTCtg CTTGGGTTCAGCTCAGCGAAGGAAGAGAGACTGTTGCTGTCTTCTTTAAAACTACTGATGGTGACCTTGTACGTGGTGGTAGTGTCATAGCTGATCATGGGTGCTGGTCACTCCTAAAAGGTGGAATAGTTGCAAACTTCTCAAGCCCAGTAGAGATTCTTTTCCGG TGCGAGAACACCAAAGTGGATATATGGGTCGACAGTGTATCCTTACAACAGTTCACTAAAACGCAATGGAAATCCCACCAAGACAACACAATCGACAAG ATACGCAAGAGCAAGGTAAGGTTCCAGGTAACTGATGCAAATAAAACCGCAATGCGAGGTGCTATAGTCTCAATTAAGCAAGAGCAGTCTGACTTCCCTTTTGGGTGTGGCATGAACCACTATATCCTCACAAGCACCGATTATCAAAACTGGTTTGCATCGAGATTCAAAGTTACCACTTTCACCAATGAGATGAAGTGGTATAGCACTGAGAAAAGGCAAGGCCATGAAAACTATACCGTCTCAGATGCCATGGTTAAATTTGCCAAACGCAATGGCATTTCCATCAGAGGTCACAACATCTTTTGGGACGACCCCAAGTACCAACCTGAGTGGGTCAACTCCCTTTCTCCTGAGGATTTACGAAAAGCTGCCGAAAAAAGACTAAAATCAGTGGTATCAAGATACAGAGGAAAACTAATTGCTTGGGACGTAGTTAATGAGAATCTTCATTTCAGCTTCTTCGAGGATAAACTTGGAGATCAAAACGCTTCTGCAGAATATTTTTCCGAAGCTTACCGACTAGACCCAACCCCTATCATGTTCATGAACGAGTATAATACCATCGAATATTGTAGGGATGAGAAAGCAAGCGTAGCCAACTACCTGGAAAAACTTCAAGAGATTCTACAATATCCAGGGAATGAAGGCATCTCAGCAGGGATAGGTTTGCAATGCCGTTTTGGTTCTGGCCAGCCAAACCTCGCTTACATGAGATCTTCTTTAGACATTCTAGGTTCAACAGGACTGCCCATATGGCTTACTGAAGTGGATGTTGGCAAGGACCCGGATCAG GCCCAGCACTTGGAGGAAATACTAAGGGAGGGTTATTCACACCCTGCTGTTCAAGGGATTGTCATGTTTGCAGGCCCTGAACTAGCCGGTTTTAAGAATATGCCCCTTGCAGATACAAACTTCAACAACACTCCAGCTGGAGATGTTGTGGATAAGCTGCTTGGCGAGTGGGAGTCTGAGATCTTGGAAATCAAAGCAGATGATAGAGGTTTCGTAGATGCTTTGCTATCTCATGGAGATTACAGCGTCACTGTGCAACACCCAGAGGCCAACTCTTCCACTACTCTAAGTTTTAGGATGACAAAAGATATTCCTCAAACAACCATTGATGTTCAAATCCATACCTGA